In Methanosarcina barkeri MS, a single window of DNA contains:
- a CDS encoding DUF7286 family protein gives MVGKFSNDFSYFIEDSCAYIPYAVIGIFILLAATFTSVYLMRIDSKVAETIYTTENNDPRQDAINLASFDLARCLNYAGMEALEWQGEHPVILPEGNAVSRFSEDGFMVIPKNQNIEREDTLQISINLPSDIWGKIESLWKNRDILLIVTDSSGREIKSVNYGQATGFFQKVSLEEAVKIPDSAASGYASIELYYGDELKASDWFVIEVSPIKDITADAFNTLLSTNYQGNSHTFREYAINVEPDIEPEQIKIRKVTGTLQREISPAGISSTDISPADISPADISPAGVSSTDKNYTIYYVFEIPSLNYTLVNLESGESFNSSMKLSTLITSREPLLEELVREYETELGNTSRLDSTSNLVLGATNLRTFIYGPWQHYANGPLNILTNPALSSSINGATLYTQKRIFDSVDPLTLTYTSYYNGKVLYKDIFNSRSEKTGLSSNSSLNSTVLSNSTNLNTSVSAYEVNRGVNLTTTYDSLAQNKSFSLDIEKSIDESLKTTNTSFEDLSESSKIELSASDYTDEVLDGWVFNDHAWAEENPDLIHSVTDSVYTASVQGQILRDGFDSPDTMSSLITTNFDPESVSFSRQTISWDSRYYASGTHRGSLVPSYSWSYPTQISYFESLNPSIDPPKGDVTSWSVTSTSVSLTSADITDVNIEPHFSYVSNDTLMVENRSEGYLDKEDHIFDWRIRYDISYKIRTNWKIDYDYDYTYRWKTREKLPDGNYTTVTHSDTASDSNSQAVGKNNIVSLSHAETESENLTIIYHKCPPTGGYSGLLTYSDPIEREYRETTLYLNNTDSIGSAEDVDNGTDNSKDNSKNSIIDNSTTKTERFDPCCSDAADKYKDAYVDLRTIESMFWAYPDGKYLPKNAVNCDIPLWLHRIMAEEVLEMLDSVKKDNPSFNYSLLDSPGQNPTALQVETAEKLIMELEKDREAYVNKKQYLTPSGTMYASSDSARYIAKNEAYSKLLEDIDQKNRKLDSDLNSYVLKALEKKGLDTGLLDSVTSGPMTLFNNPAIEKAASALGEDMGIISTMTVTGQPESKYNWTENLTLIVDQKPNYLYHDPDFDLREEYEWADTMSGKTIYPLGVRNTCIFTTGISEEIGDIIASSDEYVKTEMAQQISQSISNLNAEVFLLEQNLSEQNISLDTTCLDTEVYNLKHMYAQEMRSQILENVVQEVSSNPVISDCIEDSRIREVTTTYLNGLSDNEILEKSTTDELAVELASIMKTEIRNSNPPVEPDELEAILNRVDTDIKIGVANGVCAVTINKGEVIDAGFGKIDNELKNLANETADKYSGEIEDKISKKLDGTMAAVPCGLPVLPPHWIFTVNVWSYEAVGMYNEFKVNDNDNEVIPKPYFGHKGQMYIRKDDSILHNGKYIGDNVPLTFQFVGYSTTIVGPGPKGVGDKTGGSTEKSAGYETLVAQFGE, from the coding sequence ATGGTCGGGAAATTCTCTAATGATTTTTCATATTTCATTGAGGATAGCTGTGCCTATATACCCTATGCCGTGATCGGAATTTTCATTTTGCTTGCTGCTACCTTTACTTCAGTATATCTTATGAGAATAGATAGCAAAGTCGCTGAGACCATTTATACGACCGAAAATAATGATCCCAGGCAGGATGCCATCAACCTTGCCTCGTTCGACCTTGCTCGCTGCCTCAATTATGCAGGAATGGAAGCCCTTGAATGGCAGGGAGAACACCCTGTAATACTGCCTGAAGGCAATGCCGTTAGCAGGTTTTCGGAAGATGGTTTTATGGTAATCCCAAAAAACCAGAACATCGAACGGGAGGACACACTTCAGATTTCTATAAACCTGCCTTCCGATATCTGGGGCAAGATCGAATCCCTATGGAAAAACCGGGATATTTTGCTAATTGTCACTGACTCTTCAGGCCGCGAAATCAAGAGTGTGAACTACGGCCAGGCAACCGGCTTTTTCCAAAAAGTTTCACTTGAGGAAGCCGTGAAAATTCCGGATTCTGCAGCCTCGGGATATGCCTCAATCGAACTTTATTACGGGGACGAACTCAAAGCCTCTGACTGGTTCGTAATTGAAGTAAGCCCGATAAAAGATATCACAGCAGACGCTTTTAACACGCTGCTTTCTACAAACTATCAGGGAAACAGCCACACTTTCAGGGAATACGCAATTAATGTGGAACCTGATATCGAACCAGAACAGATAAAAATAAGAAAAGTAACCGGAACTCTGCAACGTGAAATCTCACCTGCTGGCATTTCATCTACTGACATTTCACCTGCTGACATTTCACCTGCTGACATTTCACCTGCTGGCGTTTCATCTACTGACAAAAATTACACTATTTATTATGTTTTTGAAATTCCTTCCCTGAACTATACCCTTGTTAACCTTGAATCAGGAGAAAGTTTCAATAGCAGTATGAAGCTTTCCACACTGATCACGTCAAGAGAGCCTCTTCTCGAAGAGCTTGTCAGGGAGTACGAAACAGAGCTTGGAAACACTTCGAGGCTTGACTCGACATCAAATTTAGTGCTGGGAGCAACAAACCTGAGGACTTTTATCTACGGCCCCTGGCAGCATTATGCAAACGGCCCTCTCAATATCCTGACAAATCCTGCCCTTTCAAGCTCGATTAACGGGGCTACACTTTATACCCAGAAGAGGATTTTTGATTCGGTTGACCCTCTGACCCTTACCTACACAAGCTACTATAATGGAAAAGTCCTCTACAAAGACATTTTCAATTCCAGAAGCGAGAAAACAGGTTTAAGCTCGAACTCCAGCCTGAACTCTACCGTTCTTAGTAACTCTACCAATCTTAATACCTCAGTTTCGGCTTACGAAGTGAATAGAGGCGTAAACCTGACAACAACTTACGACTCACTTGCCCAGAATAAATCCTTCTCTCTGGATATTGAAAAAAGTATAGATGAATCCCTTAAAACGACAAATACCTCTTTTGAAGATCTCTCCGAAAGTTCGAAAATCGAACTTTCAGCCTCCGATTATACCGACGAAGTTCTTGACGGCTGGGTCTTCAACGACCACGCGTGGGCAGAGGAAAATCCTGATCTAATCCATTCGGTCACGGACAGCGTTTATACCGCATCAGTCCAGGGACAGATCCTGAGAGACGGCTTTGATTCTCCAGACACGATGAGCTCTCTAATCACTACAAATTTTGACCCGGAATCAGTTTCGTTCAGCAGGCAAACCATTAGCTGGGATTCAAGATATTATGCATCAGGAACACACAGGGGATCTCTTGTGCCTTCTTATTCCTGGAGCTATCCAACCCAAATTTCTTACTTCGAATCCTTAAACCCTTCAATTGACCCTCCTAAAGGAGATGTAACCAGCTGGTCGGTCACATCGACGTCTGTCAGCCTGACCTCGGCTGATATAACCGATGTGAACATTGAACCTCATTTCTCCTATGTAAGTAATGATACTCTTATGGTCGAAAACCGAAGTGAAGGCTACCTGGATAAGGAAGACCACATTTTTGATTGGAGAATCAGGTACGATATATCCTACAAAATAAGGACAAATTGGAAAATAGACTATGATTACGATTATACCTATAGATGGAAAACCAGGGAAAAGCTACCTGACGGAAATTATACAACTGTGACGCATTCTGATACGGCAAGCGACTCGAATTCCCAAGCTGTAGGCAAAAACAATATTGTATCACTTTCCCATGCCGAAACCGAATCTGAAAACCTAACAATAATCTACCATAAATGTCCTCCAACAGGCGGCTATTCCGGTTTGTTGACTTATTCTGATCCGATAGAGCGGGAATACCGGGAAACAACTCTCTATTTGAACAACACAGACAGCATAGGCAGTGCCGAAGATGTAGATAACGGTACAGACAACAGCAAAGACAACAGCAAAAACAGCATCATAGACAACAGCACAACTAAAACCGAAAGGTTTGACCCATGCTGTTCCGACGCTGCCGACAAATACAAGGATGCGTATGTGGATTTAAGGACAATAGAAAGCATGTTCTGGGCCTATCCTGATGGAAAATATTTGCCCAAGAATGCTGTTAATTGCGATATTCCACTCTGGCTGCACCGAATTATGGCAGAAGAAGTGCTGGAAATGCTGGATTCGGTGAAAAAGGACAATCCGTCCTTCAATTATTCTCTTCTTGATTCTCCTGGCCAGAACCCAACAGCCCTTCAGGTGGAAACTGCGGAAAAACTTATTATGGAACTGGAAAAAGACCGGGAAGCTTACGTAAATAAAAAACAGTACCTTACGCCTTCAGGAACAATGTACGCTTCAAGTGACTCGGCCCGGTACATTGCAAAAAATGAAGCGTACAGCAAGCTGCTTGAAGATATTGACCAGAAAAACCGTAAACTGGATTCTGACCTCAACTCCTATGTTCTCAAGGCCCTGGAGAAAAAAGGCCTTGATACCGGTCTGCTTGACAGCGTGACCTCAGGCCCTATGACCCTTTTTAACAATCCTGCAATCGAGAAGGCAGCTTCGGCTCTGGGGGAGGACATGGGTATAATCTCAACAATGACCGTCACCGGCCAGCCGGAAAGCAAATACAACTGGACAGAAAACCTGACCCTGATCGTTGACCAGAAACCGAACTATCTATACCATGATCCTGATTTTGACCTTAGAGAGGAATACGAATGGGCTGACACCATGAGCGGAAAAACGATTTATCCCCTGGGTGTCCGGAACACCTGCATTTTCACAACCGGCATTTCCGAGGAAATTGGAGATATTATCGCCTCAAGCGATGAGTACGTAAAAACTGAAATGGCACAGCAGATCAGCCAGAGTATTTCCAACCTGAACGCAGAAGTTTTCCTGCTTGAACAGAACCTCAGCGAGCAGAATATTTCGCTGGATACAACTTGTCTTGACACGGAAGTTTACAACCTGAAACACATGTATGCACAGGAAATGAGGTCTCAGATTCTTGAAAATGTAGTTCAAGAGGTTAGCTCAAACCCTGTTATTTCCGACTGCATAGAGGATAGTCGAATCAGGGAAGTCACGACAACTTACCTTAACGGGCTTTCGGACAATGAAATTCTCGAAAAATCTACAACGGATGAACTGGCAGTTGAACTTGCTTCTATAATGAAAACGGAAATTCGAAATTCAAACCCTCCTGTTGAACCTGATGAGCTTGAAGCTATTCTGAATAGGGTGGATACTGACATCAAAATAGGAGTTGCAAATGGGGTCTGTGCAGTTACAATAAACAAAGGTGAAGTTATTGATGCCGGTTTTGGGAAAATCGATAATGAGCTGAAAAACTTGGCAAATGAAACTGCTGACAAGTATTCCGGTGAAATAGAAGACAAAATTTCAAAAAAACTGGATGGGACGATGGCAGCTGTTCCCTGCGGGTTGCCAGTATTGCCGCCACACTGGATTTTTACGGTTAATGTGTGGTCATATGAGGCAGTTGGAATGTATAACGAATTTAAAGTCAACGATAACGATAATGAAGTTATTCCTAAACCTTACTTTGGGCATAAAGGACAGATGTACATCAGAAAAGATGATTCAATCTTACACAATGGAAAATACATTGGAGATAACGTTCCACTAACATTTCAATTTGTTGGGTACTCTACTACTATAGTTGGGCCTGGTCCAAAAGGAGTTGGAGATAAAACAGGTGGTTCTACTGAAAAATCAGCTGGATATGAAACTCTTGTTGCACAATTTGGTGAATAA
- a CDS encoding sarcinarray family MAST domain-containing protein — protein sequence MKFRIFILGMVLLLLTNIVSAGSQYGTIDVYYNDQLLPGKEVVKPTLKIGEPFKIKIDLKLNQTSILFVKICSLRVGTPYEVITGPSEFDKKLYFESLDPGTYTYEWTLKPTGEWEGGTMPVNIWYQIHNVGEDKPLVQGEFTVAYPYISNEHYQGETPTSEQPASENQSTSKKPSSENLSSPASAPAFSLLTGILALVVIFLKLSRH from the coding sequence ATGAAATTTAGAATTTTTATACTTGGAATGGTACTTCTTTTGTTGACAAATATAGTTTCAGCAGGTTCTCAATATGGTACTATAGATGTTTACTATAATGATCAGCTTTTACCGGGAAAAGAAGTAGTTAAACCTACACTGAAGATAGGAGAACCGTTTAAAATAAAAATTGATCTAAAATTAAACCAGACATCGATATTATTTGTAAAAATTTGTAGTTTAAGGGTGGGAACACCTTATGAAGTTATAACTGGTCCTTCAGAGTTTGATAAAAAGTTATATTTTGAATCCTTAGATCCTGGAACATATACTTACGAATGGACACTAAAACCAACTGGAGAATGGGAAGGTGGAACAATGCCTGTGAATATTTGGTATCAAATACATAATGTCGGTGAAGATAAACCTCTGGTTCAAGGTGAATTCACAGTAGCTTATCCTTATATCTCCAACGAACATTACCAAGGCGAAACTCCTACTTCTGAGCAGCCTGCATCCGAAAATCAATCCACTTCAAAAAAGCCATCTTCAGAAAATTTATCTTCACCAGCATCTGCACCAGCTTTCAGTTTATTAACTGGTATTCTGGCGCTTGTGGTTATATTCCTAAAATTATCTCGTCACTGA
- a CDS encoding SUMF1/EgtB/PvdO family nonheme iron enzyme has product MSTLKEQEFPITDPSLNEIHYNNVPKSSRVFISYSHDSNKHKKSVLLLSNRLRREGIDCNIDQYETSPPEGWFCWMSNQIEEADFVLIVCTENYEKRFKGKDEVGKGMGAKWEGAIITQELYYSGANNKCIPIVFSPQDSEYIPSILKSATYYVLNMEEINDEIYDELYARLTYQKLVIKPDIGKLRPITSKYCSASVSTQKKKGGIVESHQKPMIGELRKITTEPQSSKIHETFTSPSTGMEFVLIPAGEFMMGSMKVAAGKPVHKVTIKNSFYMGIYPVTQKQWTAIMNNNPSHVKGNDLPVEHVSWNDAQEFIKKLNENEDTDKYRLPSEAEWEYACRSGTQTKYYFGDDASELRNYAWYCRNSRDTTHPVAQKMPNFWGLYDMHGNIWEWVQDSRRSNYVGAPSDGSAWEDGDNSVRILRGGNYVSGDFVCQSAYSDLAAAESGFCAGFRVLRKM; this is encoded by the coding sequence ATGAGTACATTGAAAGAACAAGAGTTTCCTATAACAGATCCTAGTTTAAATGAGATTCATTATAATAATGTTCCAAAAAGTTCTAGGGTTTTCATAAGTTACAGTCACGATTCTAATAAACATAAAAAAAGTGTGTTGCTGCTTTCAAACCGCTTGCGTAGAGAAGGAATCGATTGTAATATCGATCAGTACGAAACCTCTCCTCCTGAAGGATGGTTTTGTTGGATGAGCAATCAAATTGAAGAAGCTGATTTTGTTCTTATCGTCTGTACGGAAAATTATGAAAAGCGATTTAAAGGAAAAGATGAAGTTGGAAAAGGTATGGGTGCAAAGTGGGAAGGTGCAATTATAACACAAGAACTATACTACTCCGGAGCTAACAATAAGTGTATTCCTATTGTGTTTTCTCCTCAAGATTCAGAATATATTCCTTCTATTCTTAAAAGTGCCACCTATTATGTGCTTAACATGGAGGAAATTAATGATGAAATTTATGATGAACTCTATGCCCGTCTTACATACCAAAAACTTGTCATAAAGCCAGACATTGGGAAATTAAGACCTATAACATCAAAATATTGCTCAGCATCCGTAAGCACACAAAAGAAAAAAGGAGGTATAGTCGAGAGTCATCAGAAACCTATGATTGGGGAATTAAGAAAAATAACTACTGAGCCTCAGAGTTCAAAGATTCATGAAACTTTCACCAGCCCTTCTACAGGCATGGAATTTGTTTTGATCCCTGCAGGCGAATTTATGATGGGATCAATGAAAGTTGCAGCTGGAAAACCTGTTCATAAAGTTACAATTAAGAATTCTTTTTACATGGGGATATATCCTGTAACTCAGAAGCAATGGACTGCTATAATGAATAATAATCCTTCTCACGTCAAAGGTAATGACCTACCTGTAGAACATGTGTCATGGAATGATGCACAAGAGTTCATCAAAAAACTGAATGAAAATGAAGACACTGATAAGTATCGTCTTCCTTCCGAAGCTGAGTGGGAGTACGCCTGCAGATCTGGTACACAAACAAAATATTATTTTGGAGATGACGCGTCAGAACTTAGGAATTATGCTTGGTATTGTAGGAACTCAAGGGATACAACACATCCAGTTGCTCAAAAAATGCCAAATTTTTGGGGTCTTTATGATATGCATGGGAATATCTGGGAGTGGGTTCAGGATAGTCGTCGTTCTAATTATGTTGGTGCACCATCAGATGGCAGCGCATGGGAAGATGGCGATAACTCAGTACGTATCTTAAGAGGAGGTAATTATGTTAGTGGAGACTTTGTATGTCAGTCAGCGTACTCAGATCTAGCAGCCGCCGAATCTGGATTTTGTGCAGGTTTTCGTGTTTTGAGGAAAATGTAA
- a CDS encoding SDR family NAD(P)-dependent oxidoreductase: MSLAGQTALVTGGSKGIGKAICLALAKEGANVVIAARNESKIKEMVNKLKAMGSKAMAVQADVQNEEDVRRLISMTIDKCGRLDILINNAGVAYKKKLEDTTLEEYEKMMDTNLKGVFLCTKYAIPYIRESNNGKIINISSVGGLHGLPDLSVYCASKFGVNGITKSVAAELEGEIKVYAICPGGVDTDMYRSLFSDRPSLKPEHIAEKVLELASPDSKVTSGKIIEIQALPVPQL, from the coding sequence ATGAGTTTAGCAGGTCAAACAGCTCTTGTAACCGGGGGGAGCAAAGGGATAGGAAAAGCTATCTGCCTTGCTCTGGCAAAAGAGGGAGCAAACGTCGTTATTGCAGCAAGGAATGAGAGTAAAATCAAAGAGATGGTAAATAAATTAAAAGCAATGGGCAGTAAAGCCATGGCTGTCCAGGCTGACGTGCAGAATGAGGAGGACGTAAGACGCCTGATTTCAATGACAATTGACAAATGCGGCAGGCTTGATATTCTTATCAACAACGCAGGTGTGGCCTACAAAAAGAAGCTGGAAGATACCACCCTGGAAGAGTACGAAAAAATGATGGATACCAACTTAAAAGGAGTTTTTCTCTGCACAAAGTATGCGATTCCATACATCAGAGAGAGCAATAATGGGAAAATCATCAATATATCCTCAGTAGGAGGATTACACGGGCTTCCGGATTTATCTGTATACTGTGCTTCGAAGTTTGGAGTAAACGGCATAACAAAGTCCGTTGCTGCCGAGCTGGAAGGAGAAATAAAAGTCTATGCAATCTGCCCGGGCGGTGTGGATACGGATATGTACAGGTCACTCTTTTCGGACAGACCTTCACTCAAACCAGAGCACATCGCAGAAAAGGTGCTGGAACTTGCTTCGCCTGATTCAAAAGTTACATCCGGGAAGATAATCGAGATACAGGCTCTTCCAGTCCCCCAGCTTTAA
- a CDS encoding SDR family NAD(P)-dependent oxidoreductase: MRLKGQTAIVTGGGRGIGRAICLSLAREGANIVIVARTEREIRETARLVEREGRKALAVKTDIRKEEEVIDMVSKAVNAFGKIDILVNDAGVAYRKYLVETSTEEYNEIMDTNVKGMFFCTKYALPYLLKRGEGRIVNISSGEGKHGIPKLSIYCASKFAAIGFTESLAYEVGGGLQVYAVCPAGVDTDMYRSLFSNEPVLKPEDVANKVLELCLPETSLPSGSSVEIHRRPMRIF; this comes from the coding sequence ATGAGATTGAAAGGCCAGACAGCCATTGTAACCGGTGGGGGAAGAGGAATTGGAAGGGCTATCTGCCTGTCACTGGCAAGAGAAGGAGCCAATATTGTAATTGTCGCTAGAACCGAAAGAGAAATTAGAGAAACTGCCAGGTTGGTGGAAAGGGAAGGTAGAAAAGCTCTTGCGGTAAAGACCGACATTAGAAAAGAAGAGGAAGTCATTGACATGGTTTCAAAGGCAGTAAACGCTTTTGGAAAAATTGACATTCTCGTAAACGATGCAGGAGTAGCATACAGGAAATATCTTGTGGAGACTTCAACCGAAGAATATAATGAGATTATGGATACAAACGTGAAAGGCATGTTTTTCTGCACAAAGTACGCTCTTCCCTATCTGCTTAAACGGGGAGAAGGCAGGATTGTAAATATATCTTCAGGGGAAGGAAAGCATGGCATACCAAAGCTTTCGATATACTGCGCTTCAAAATTTGCAGCAATTGGTTTTACAGAGTCTCTTGCTTACGAAGTTGGAGGTGGGCTTCAGGTATATGCAGTCTGTCCTGCAGGTGTGGATACCGACATGTACCGCTCGCTTTTTTCAAATGAACCGGTTCTCAAGCCTGAAGATGTTGCAAACAAAGTTTTGGAACTTTGTTTACCAGAAACCAGTCTTCCTTCAGGCTCTTCAGTAGAAATTCACAGGCGGCCTATGAGGATATTTTGA
- a CDS encoding phosphoribosyltransferase — translation MFKNRKDAGEKLAKALEKYRTEYPIILAIPRGGVEVGLQVAAKLNADLSLIIARKMPFPDNPEAGFGAIAENGSMFILENAHYWLSGETIERIKQEQIAEIERRIKALRGGNPLPELAGRTVILIDDGIAMGSTMRAAIELCKNRKAGKIVVAVPVAGREVAEELQKIVDELLVLEIPAYFRAVAQAYERWYDVSDEEVLDLLRDNIRKKELRDQEFHGLET, via the coding sequence ATGTTCAAAAACCGTAAAGATGCAGGGGAAAAGCTTGCAAAAGCTCTTGAGAAATACAGGACTGAATATCCTATTATTCTTGCTATTCCACGCGGGGGAGTGGAAGTTGGACTGCAGGTTGCAGCGAAGCTGAATGCCGATTTATCTCTCATTATTGCAAGGAAAATGCCTTTCCCGGACAATCCTGAAGCCGGATTCGGGGCAATAGCCGAGAATGGGAGCATGTTTATTTTAGAAAACGCACATTACTGGCTTTCAGGGGAAACAATTGAACGGATAAAACAGGAGCAAATCGCTGAGATTGAAAGGCGGATAAAAGCCCTTAGAGGAGGAAATCCCCTGCCTGAGCTTGCAGGAAGAACTGTAATTCTTATTGATGACGGCATTGCAATGGGCTCTACAATGCGGGCAGCCATTGAGCTTTGTAAAAACAGAAAGGCTGGAAAAATAGTTGTTGCAGTGCCTGTAGCAGGAAGAGAGGTCGCAGAAGAGCTTCAGAAAATAGTAGATGAGCTTCTGGTGCTTGAGATTCCTGCCTATTTCAGGGCTGTTGCCCAGGCTTACGAAAGATGGTACGATGTTTCGGATGAAGAGGTGCTGGACCTGCTCAGAGATAATATCAGGAAAAAAGAACTAAGAGATCAGGAATTTCATGGGCTTGAAACTTGA
- a CDS encoding IS701 family transposase — MDINPPKCTDIDYINFLIAASNVFSCTEAARCYPDIANAPSHDAFTRCLQRQPPDTEALWEEVKSYVKLKGGYLIVDDSTLDKPYAEEIAFVRRMWSGKHHRTVKGIGLVTLVWTDGTTVIPIDFRIYNIDVDDKTKNDHFRDMLDKAEERGFNPKFVLFDTWYASVKNLKAIRQKEWHFLTRLKNNRLVNPDNKGNVPLETVDIPPKGRVVHLKAYGFVKVFRIVSKNGDTQHWVTDVQEMDEAKREDLAKKSWKIEEYHRGIKQFCGVEKCQARKEESQRAHIMFSLRAFLRLELQRIKSGISWFESAMKIRRVAVTEYLRNPQYTLN, encoded by the coding sequence ATGGACATAAATCCACCTAAGTGTACCGACATTGACTACATTAATTTTCTCATTGCGGCTTCTAACGTTTTTAGCTGTACTGAAGCTGCTAGATGTTATCCAGACATAGCTAATGCTCCTTCTCATGATGCTTTTACTCGTTGCCTTCAAAGGCAACCTCCAGACACGGAAGCACTATGGGAGGAAGTAAAAAGTTATGTCAAGCTTAAGGGAGGATACCTAATTGTTGATGATTCAACATTAGATAAACCATACGCAGAAGAAATTGCTTTTGTTCGTCGTATGTGGAGTGGAAAACATCATCGTACTGTAAAGGGAATAGGCCTGGTTACTTTAGTTTGGACTGACGGTACAACCGTTATACCTATCGATTTTCGAATTTATAACATCGATGTAGACGACAAAACAAAGAATGACCATTTCCGTGATATGCTTGACAAGGCCGAAGAACGTGGTTTTAATCCCAAATTCGTTTTATTTGATACATGGTATGCAAGTGTGAAAAACCTTAAAGCCATTAGACAGAAAGAGTGGCATTTCCTTACAAGATTGAAAAATAATCGTTTGGTAAATCCTGACAACAAGGGAAATGTGCCACTTGAAACAGTAGATATTCCTCCAAAAGGACGTGTGGTTCACCTCAAAGCATATGGATTTGTAAAGGTGTTTAGGATAGTTTCAAAAAATGGAGACACGCAACACTGGGTTACAGATGTGCAAGAGATGGATGAAGCAAAACGTGAAGATTTGGCAAAGAAGTCATGGAAAATTGAGGAATATCATAGGGGAATAAAACAGTTCTGTGGTGTCGAAAAATGTCAGGCAAGAAAGGAAGAATCACAAAGAGCACATATAATGTTCTCATTAAGAGCTTTTCTTAGACTGGAATTACAAAGAATCAAAAGTGGAATATCCTGGTTTGAAAGTGCTATGAAAATTAGAAGAGTGGCAGTGACAGAATACTTAAGGAATCCCCAATACACGTTAAATTAA
- a CDS encoding inorganic phosphate transporter: MDLLIIALILAGLYMAWNIGANDLANAMGTSVGTGSLSIKQVIVIAAVFELLGAVLFGGRVTSTIANGIVPIGIVGEVHPNIVAVGMLAAILAASFWVTLATFYNLPVSTSHSIVGSVLGFGLIAAYNGTISYSDIHWGELLKIVASWFISPVLGAVFAYLTFSIIRKIFLHRAIDLPFVEKKFISLQLITGCYIAFAHGSNDVANAIGPLCAALKVMGVSGTDAGIPIWVLLMGGLGMVIGMATWGYKVVQTIGSKITQLTPTRGFSAQFATATVVLLHSYSSLPISTTHTLVGSVIGVGLAGGIAAVDLRVIWKIISSWVATVPIAALTSALIFVGLEVIFL; the protein is encoded by the coding sequence ATGGATTTACTTATCATAGCGCTTATTTTAGCCGGCCTTTATATGGCCTGGAATATAGGGGCAAATGACCTCGCAAATGCTATGGGGACTTCAGTTGGAACAGGATCTTTATCAATCAAGCAAGTGATTGTTATTGCTGCTGTCTTTGAACTTTTAGGCGCCGTATTATTCGGTGGACGAGTTACCTCTACAATTGCCAACGGGATTGTCCCCATCGGCATCGTTGGCGAAGTTCACCCAAATATTGTGGCGGTGGGGATGTTGGCTGCAATTCTTGCGGCAAGTTTCTGGGTAACTCTTGCGACTTTTTATAACCTTCCCGTTTCAACCAGCCATTCCATAGTTGGTTCCGTGCTCGGCTTCGGGCTGATTGCGGCTTACAATGGAACTATCTCTTATTCTGACATTCACTGGGGAGAACTTTTGAAAATTGTCGCTAGCTGGTTTATATCGCCAGTTCTTGGAGCAGTTTTTGCTTATTTGACCTTTTCCATAATAAGAAAGATTTTCCTTCACAGAGCTATAGACCTGCCTTTTGTTGAGAAAAAATTCATATCCTTACAACTCATTACTGGTTGTTATATCGCATTTGCGCACGGGTCAAACGATGTAGCAAACGCGATTGGTCCTCTCTGTGCAGCACTTAAGGTTATGGGAGTTTCAGGTACAGATGCCGGAATTCCGATATGGGTACTTTTGATGGGAGGCCTTGGAATGGTAATAGGAATGGCCACCTGGGGCTATAAAGTGGTTCAAACAATCGGCTCAAAGATTACGCAACTTACTCCTACACGTGGTTTTTCTGCCCAGTTCGCAACGGCGACAGTGGTTTTGCTTCACAGTTACAGTTCCCTTCCGATTTCGACTACACATACACTTGTCGGTTCGGTTATAGGGGTCGGACTCGCAGGCGGGATTGCAGCCGTTGACCTACGCGTGATCTGGAAAATTATTTCTTCCTGGGTAGCAACAGTTCCTATAGCCGCCCTTACATCGGCATTGATCTTTGTAGGATTAGAGGTGATCTTTTTATGA